Proteins from a single region of Bacteroidales bacterium:
- a CDS encoding class I SAM-dependent methyltransferase, which yields MNKIKLASIMLIKHSKFFRNFLKTFFSRNSFVKEQLLEVNFLEQYINSLYSAESLKEKRFYNIGAGSQRSKYDIWTYIDLESSKYSKEGIDIFYNLESLAPIPLPDNHAEVIFNSFVIEHISIDATKNLCKEAYRILKKGGVFHSKVHCYDYAYKLYKHHLISPKTPFECRESKEKLNSFIKKHKGRVKATFNDKNEYVIQSLVNSEELIFNSENTFLYHNAVAAMDNLYAKSPDLRASLNKCDTGSVESFYKNVLNFVDQNKKEPHQHNADYFSKEKLFSYLKNLGFSEVYFTQPFQSISPALWEDKLNTVHKGFLFSIEAIK from the coding sequence ATGAATAAAATAAAATTAGCAAGCATTATGCTTATAAAACATTCCAAATTTTTTAGGAATTTTTTAAAAACATTTTTTTCGAGAAACTCTTTTGTGAAGGAACAATTATTAGAGGTGAATTTCTTAGAGCAATACATTAATAGTTTATATAGTGCTGAGAGTTTAAAAGAGAAAAGATTTTATAATATAGGTGCTGGTTCTCAAAGAAGCAAATATGATATATGGACTTATATTGACTTAGAATCAAGCAAGTATAGTAAAGAAGGAATAGATATATTTTATAATTTGGAATCTTTAGCTCCAATACCTCTACCAGATAATCATGCTGAAGTTATTTTTAATTCTTTTGTAATAGAACATATATCAATTGATGCTACTAAAAATTTATGCAAAGAAGCATATAGAATTTTGAAAAAAGGTGGAGTGTTTCACTCAAAAGTTCATTGTTATGATTATGCATACAAACTTTATAAACATCATTTAATTTCTCCCAAAACACCGTTTGAATGTAGAGAATCAAAAGAAAAATTAAATAGTTTTATAAAAAAACATAAAGGTAGAGTTAAAGCCACATTTAACGACAAAAATGAGTACGTTATTCAAAGTTTGGTAAACTCAGAAGAATTAATTTTTAATTCAGAAAATACTTTTCTTTACCATAATGCCGTAGCTGCTATGGACAATTTGTATGCTAAATCTCCTGATTTGAGAGCAAGTCTAAATAAATGTGATACTGGAAGCGTAGAATCTTTTTATAAAAATGTTTTAAATTTTGTTGACCAAAACAAAAAAGAACCACATCAACATAATGCAGACTATTTCTCAAAAGAAAAATTGTTTTCATATCTAAAAAATCTTGGATTTTCTGAAGTCTATTTTACTCAACCTTTCCAAAGCATTAGTCCAGCCTTGTGGGAAGATAAACTTAATACTGTTCATAAGGGATTTCTATTCTCCATCGAAGCGATAAAATAG